From Candidatus Saganbacteria bacterium, a single genomic window includes:
- a CDS encoding ferritin family protein, with translation MPENIRFISKELTDAAKTAINMEDEGYAIYVEAAKKSSNPLGKATLQAIAGKELLHKKAIEEFYAKMTGAQISPADENTTKDSEKIKTEILNDIKTSLDNKAPTENELLHAYEISMELEKKGFDFYKKVAEDTEDPAAKSLFAFLSKEENSHFDILQDTYLYLNDPAQWFHKEEKWLVEG, from the coding sequence TTGCCGGAAAATATCCGTTTCATATCAAAAGAGCTGACCGATGCCGCAAAGACCGCCATAAACATGGAGGATGAAGGCTATGCGATCTACGTGGAAGCCGCGAAGAAATCGAGCAATCCGCTGGGCAAGGCCACGCTGCAGGCGATAGCCGGAAAAGAACTGCTCCACAAAAAAGCAATCGAGGAGTTTTACGCGAAAATGACCGGCGCTCAAATTTCCCCGGCAGACGAAAACACTACAAAAGACAGCGAAAAGATAAAGACGGAGATCCTGAACGATATCAAAACCTCTCTTGATAATAAGGCCCCGACGGAGAATGAGCTCCTGCACGCTTACGAGATATCCATGGAACTGGAAAAGAAAGGGTTTGATTTTTACAAGAAAGTGGCGGAGGATACGGAAGATCCGGCCGCGAAAAGCCTTTTTGCTTTTCTTTCAAAAGAGGAAAATTCCCATTTCGACATCCTTCAGGATACGTATCTGTATCTGAACGATCCGGCGCAGTGGTTCCATAAAGAGGAAAAGTGGCTGGTCGAAGGCTGA
- a CDS encoding NAD(P)/FAD-dependent oxidoreductase produces the protein MIYDLIVIGAGPAGMMAAIRASERGKSVVILEKNDSAGKKLLLCGNRRCNITNAEKDPQLFVSNYMKNPMFMLSMLHNLSNIEVMEFFEKNGVPLKAEPQQRVFPKSNKAEDVLNVLLKKLKNNNTEIIYGSPVKDILRRERLTVITKNNEYSGRNVLIATGGKTKQKTGSTGDGFKIAEKLGHKIVPPKKALYPFEVKETDICRRLNGLSIPDAMIVFRNSSGVIFKERGPLMFANFGLTGPVMINASLEVSSSQLSSLKILIGFFPEKDEAGYDALLLDTFRSNPNKSIVNALKEILPESLPPVLAGISGIDPEKKTNEISKEERKNLVKNLTAMEFTVSSYVMVNKSIVTDGGIDLREIDNRTLESKIVKGLYFAGEVLDIVGKTGGFNLQAAWSTGWTVGEGI, from the coding sequence ATGATATATGATCTCATCGTCATCGGTGCGGGGCCTGCCGGGATGATGGCCGCGATACGGGCATCCGAGCGCGGGAAGTCTGTCGTTATCCTGGAAAAAAACGACAGCGCGGGAAAAAAACTACTTCTCTGCGGGAACCGCAGATGCAATATCACTAACGCGGAAAAAGATCCTCAATTGTTCGTTTCAAATTACATGAAGAACCCCATGTTCATGCTGAGCATGCTTCACAATCTGTCAAATATCGAAGTAATGGAATTTTTTGAAAAGAATGGCGTGCCTCTTAAGGCCGAACCGCAGCAGAGAGTTTTTCCAAAAAGCAACAAAGCCGAAGATGTGCTGAACGTCCTTTTGAAAAAATTAAAAAATAATAATACGGAGATCATTTATGGTTCACCGGTCAAAGATATCTTACGGCGGGAGCGCCTGACCGTCATCACAAAAAATAATGAGTATTCAGGCAGGAATGTCCTGATCGCGACAGGAGGAAAGACAAAGCAAAAAACGGGTTCTACGGGAGACGGTTTCAAGATCGCGGAAAAACTCGGACATAAGATAGTCCCGCCGAAAAAAGCGCTTTATCCTTTCGAAGTTAAAGAAACGGATATCTGCAGGCGGCTTAACGGGCTCTCCATCCCCGATGCAATGATCGTCTTCAGGAACAGTTCCGGTGTCATCTTCAAAGAAAGAGGTCCTCTTATGTTCGCGAATTTTGGTCTCACCGGGCCGGTGATGATAAACGCGAGCCTTGAGGTGTCAAGCAGTCAGCTCAGTTCGCTGAAGATACTGATCGGGTTTTTCCCTGAAAAAGACGAGGCTGGCTATGACGCGCTGTTGCTTGACACATTCAGAAGTAATCCTAACAAAAGCATCGTCAATGCCCTAAAAGAGATACTTCCGGAGTCGCTGCCGCCGGTATTGGCCGGCATCTCCGGTATCGATCCGGAGAAAAAAACAAACGAGATATCAAAAGAAGAAAGAAAAAACCTGGTAAAAAACCTGACGGCAATGGAGTTTACGGTCTCAAGTTATGTGATGGTGAACAAATCGATAGTGACCGACGGCGGCATCGACCTCAGGGAGATCGACAACAGGACTTTAGAATCAAAGATCGTAAAAGGTCTGTATTTTGCCGGAGAGGTGCTTGATATAGTTGGAAAAACAGGCGGGTTCAACCTTCAGGCAGCGTGGTCAACGGGTTGGACGGTGGGAGAGGGGATATAG
- a CDS encoding Maf family protein, translating to MKEVDKIPTPGICHNIDMKRYYLASDSPRRKELLKKALKSRFSVCGHVHAEKDRKGLTPEGLALFHAASKAISASKKIKTGIVIGADTIVICGREILGKPDTKENARKMLRSISGKILDVITGLAVIEKPSNKMTKTFELTKVKIKKLSKREIEDYVRTKEPLDKAGAFGIQGKGGAIVEWIEGDYYNVVGLPVNLLKRMLGKFR from the coding sequence ATGAAAGAAGTTGATAAGATCCCCACCCCGGGAATCTGTCATAATATTGATATGAAAAGATATTATCTTGCTTCGGATTCTCCGAGAAGAAAAGAGCTGTTAAAAAAGGCACTAAAAAGCAGGTTTAGTGTTTGCGGGCATGTTCACGCGGAAAAAGACAGGAAAGGCCTGACGCCGGAAGGACTTGCTTTATTCCACGCGGCCTCGAAAGCTATCTCCGCTTCAAAGAAGATAAAAACCGGAATTGTGATCGGAGCGGATACTATCGTTATCTGCGGAAGAGAAATACTCGGCAAGCCGGATACAAAAGAGAACGCGAGAAAAATGCTCCGTTCTATAAGCGGGAAGATCCTTGATGTGATAACAGGCCTTGCCGTCATCGAGAAGCCTTCAAATAAAATGACAAAAACATTTGAGCTGACGAAAGTGAAGATCAAAAAACTTTCAAAAAGAGAAATTGAAGATTACGTCAGGACAAAAGAACCTCTTGATAAGGCCGGCGCGTTCGGCATCCAGGGCAAAGGCGGGGCGATAGTCGAATGGATCGAGGGGGATTACTATAATGTAGTAGGGCTCCCGGTGAATTTACTGAAAAGAATGCTGGGAAAATTCCGATGA
- the hemW gene encoding radical SAM family heme chaperone HemW translates to MTFAGLYVHIPFCKKKCGYCDFTSSRGTESLIKQYLDALLTEIEAGLKKYPELKISTVFFGGGTPTLLKTEDLVLILDNIKGHFHVDKDAEISVEANPGTVDLEKLLALRKAGFNRLSIGTQSFDDNELKILGRIHSEKEIYSAFENARIAGFFNINIDLISAIPGQTLRAWKETLKKATHLGPEHISAYLLEIEENTPFYDRYAKDADEDGQLLFFNETISFLRSKGYAHYEISNFAKPGFECRHNINYWKNGDYLGFGLSAASHIEFNRFENTKELEKYLKDPVNSFEISPLDRTIDDDIKETLFMGLRLTKGIDLGEFERKYAGANDHSKYLRRINELKETGQLRSSENFLFIPSENLPTSNEILRQLI, encoded by the coding sequence ATGACCTTTGCGGGTCTTTATGTTCACATCCCCTTCTGCAAAAAGAAATGCGGTTATTGTGATTTCACTTCGTCCCGCGGCACAGAAAGCCTGATCAAACAATATCTTGATGCCCTTTTAACAGAGATCGAAGCGGGCTTAAAAAAATATCCCGAACTTAAAATATCGACCGTATTTTTTGGCGGGGGGACCCCTACCCTGCTCAAAACAGAAGACCTGGTATTGATCCTTGACAATATCAAAGGTCATTTCCATGTCGATAAAGACGCCGAAATATCCGTAGAAGCCAATCCCGGAACAGTCGATCTCGAAAAACTTTTGGCGCTCAGAAAAGCCGGGTTCAACAGATTAAGCATCGGCACGCAGTCTTTTGATGATAACGAGCTGAAGATCCTCGGGAGGATACACTCTGAAAAAGAAATTTATTCGGCATTTGAGAACGCAAGGATAGCCGGATTTTTCAACATAAACATCGATCTCATATCCGCTATACCCGGACAAACTTTAAGGGCATGGAAAGAAACTCTGAAGAAAGCGACACATCTTGGACCGGAACATATTTCCGCTTATCTCCTTGAGATAGAAGAGAACACGCCGTTCTATGACAGGTACGCAAAGGACGCGGATGAGGACGGACAGCTGTTGTTCTTCAACGAAACCATTTCGTTCTTAAGATCAAAAGGATACGCCCATTACGAGATATCAAATTTCGCAAAACCGGGATTTGAATGCAGGCATAACATCAACTACTGGAAGAACGGCGATTATTTAGGGTTTGGCCTTTCAGCCGCGTCTCATATCGAGTTTAACCGGTTTGAGAATACAAAAGAGCTTGAAAAATATCTGAAAGATCCCGTCAACTCTTTTGAAATTTCACCCTTGGACAGGACGATAGACGATGACATAAAAGAGACTTTATTTATGGGGCTTAGATTGACCAAAGGGATCGACCTGGGAGAATTTGAACGGAAATATGCCGGAGCAAACGATCATTCGAAATATTTACGGCGCATCAATGAGCTTAAAGAAACCGGACAATTAAGGTCATCGGAGAACTTCTTGTTTATCCCTTCGGAAAACCTCCCCACCTCAAATGAAATATTGAGACAGCTGATATAA
- a CDS encoding type II toxin-antitoxin system RelE/ParE family toxin: MYGVVVERKAAKEIESLPAEAIQRITDAIESLKANPRPRGVKKLSGEDGWRIRIGDYRILYTIDDGQRLVAVYRVKHRREVYR, from the coding sequence ATGTATGGGGTTGTTGTTGAACGCAAAGCTGCTAAGGAAATTGAGTCCCTTCCCGCCGAAGCAATTCAACGCATCACAGATGCAATCGAAAGTTTAAAAGCGAATCCGCGTCCGCGCGGTGTCAAGAAATTATCAGGGGAAGATGGCTGGCGTATAAGGATCGGAGACTATCGCATTTTGTATACAATAGATGACGGTCAAAGACTTGTTGCGGTTTATCGAGTAAAGCACCGTCGAGAAGTTTATCGATAA
- the grpE gene encoding nucleotide exchange factor GrpE: MKIMGGRKQMPDNKETETLQKDIEDLGKQLEEKDTKFEEQKNQMLRLMADFDNFKKRAALEREDIICFSNEALILALLPILDNFDRAMRHADGCDKKTLDEEIIKGFALIKRQLEDVLTKIGLARVEALGKKFDPNFHEAVLTRESKDHEDGTVIEEMQKGYTLRDKLIRPSMVIVVKK, encoded by the coding sequence ATGAAAATAATGGGAGGAAGAAAACAGATGCCGGACAACAAAGAGACGGAAACGCTTCAAAAAGACATCGAGGACCTCGGTAAACAGCTCGAGGAAAAAGACACAAAATTCGAGGAGCAGAAGAATCAGATGCTCCGCCTGATGGCGGATTTTGATAATTTCAAAAAAAGGGCGGCTCTCGAAAGGGAGGATATAATCTGTTTTTCGAACGAGGCCCTTATCCTGGCCCTGCTGCCGATACTGGACAATTTTGACCGCGCCATGCGGCACGCGGACGGCTGCGACAAAAAGACGCTGGACGAGGAAATAATCAAAGGTTTCGCTCTGATAAAAAGACAGCTCGAGGATGTCCTTACCAAGATAGGCCTTGCCAGGGTCGAAGCGCTCGGCAAAAAATTTGACCCGAACTTCCACGAAGCGGTCCTTACGAGAGAATCAAAGGACCACGAAGACGGAACGGTGATAGAGGAGATGCAGAAAGGATACACTTTAAGGGATAAACTGATCAGGCCGTCGATGGTTATAGTTGTAAAAAAATAA
- the dnaK gene encoding molecular chaperone DnaK: MSKIIGIDLGTTNSCCAVVIGGEPTVIPTSEGERIVPSVVGFPKPGERVVGRVAKRQSITNPENTVYSIKRFMGRRLNEVSEEMKLVPYKVVEGPNGAAVVKIGDKTFTPPEISAMILQKIKQDAEAYLGEKVSKAVITVPAYFNDSQRQATKDAGTVAGLEVVRIINEPTAAALAYGLDKKKSEKIAVYDLGGGTFDISILEIGEGVFEVKSTNGDTHLGGDNFDERIVNWLIDEFRKENGIDLRNDRMALQRLRDAGEKAKCELSTVFETEINLPFITADASGPKHFVVKLTRAKLEQIVSDLIDKSLGPVKQAMSDAKLSPNEIDEVILVGGQTRMPKVQELVKNFFGKEPNKSVNPDEVVALGAAIQGGVLAGDVKEMVLLDVTPLSLGIETMGNVMTTLITRNTTIPTSKSETFSTAGDGQTSVEVHVLQGERPMAFDNRTLGRFHLEGIPPAPRGIPKIEVTFDIDANGILHVSAKDHGTGKEQKISITASSGLSKDDIEKMKKEASAHETDDKKKKEDAEIRNQADNLAYTSEKTLKEVGDKVDAATRDKILKDIEETRDALKGTDTAKIKSSFEALQKDVYEMSSKVYQAQTGPQQGQGEAQGPGPSANPGQDAEGKTINADWKETDKN; the protein is encoded by the coding sequence ATGAGTAAGATAATCGGTATCGATCTTGGGACCACTAACAGCTGCTGCGCGGTGGTGATAGGAGGAGAGCCCACTGTCATCCCGACTTCCGAAGGCGAGCGTATCGTGCCTTCGGTGGTAGGATTTCCTAAACCCGGGGAAAGAGTGGTCGGCCGCGTCGCAAAACGCCAGTCGATCACAAACCCCGAGAACACGGTCTATTCTATCAAGAGGTTCATGGGAAGAAGGCTGAACGAGGTATCCGAAGAGATGAAGCTCGTCCCGTACAAAGTCGTCGAAGGGCCTAACGGCGCGGCAGTCGTCAAGATCGGGGACAAGACCTTCACCCCGCCGGAAATATCGGCGATGATACTCCAGAAAATAAAACAGGACGCGGAAGCGTACCTCGGAGAGAAAGTATCAAAAGCGGTCATCACCGTGCCCGCGTATTTCAACGACAGCCAGAGGCAGGCCACAAAGGACGCCGGAACGGTAGCGGGGCTTGAGGTCGTCAGGATCATCAATGAACCGACCGCCGCGGCGCTTGCTTACGGGCTCGACAAAAAGAAATCCGAAAAGATCGCCGTTTACGACCTGGGCGGAGGAACGTTCGATATATCCATACTCGAAATAGGAGAAGGCGTGTTCGAGGTCAAATCGACCAACGGCGACACTCATCTCGGCGGCGACAATTTCGACGAGAGGATAGTGAACTGGCTGATAGACGAGTTCAGGAAAGAGAACGGGATTGACCTGCGCAATGACAGGATGGCCCTGCAGAGGCTGCGCGACGCCGGTGAAAAAGCGAAATGCGAGCTCTCGACTGTATTCGAGACGGAGATCAATCTCCCATTCATAACGGCCGACGCTTCCGGGCCGAAACACTTTGTCGTGAAGCTCACAAGGGCAAAACTTGAACAGATAGTGAGCGATCTCATCGATAAGTCGCTCGGCCCCGTCAAGCAGGCGATGTCCGACGCCAAACTTTCACCTAACGAGATAGACGAGGTCATACTGGTCGGCGGACAGACAAGGATGCCCAAAGTCCAGGAGCTGGTCAAGAATTTCTTCGGAAAAGAACCCAACAAGAGCGTCAATCCCGACGAGGTCGTCGCTTTGGGAGCCGCGATCCAGGGAGGCGTGCTCGCCGGAGATGTAAAAGAGATGGTGCTCCTTGACGTCACTCCCCTTTCGCTCGGCATCGAGACGATGGGCAATGTCATGACCACCCTGATAACCAGGAACACTACTATCCCGACCTCTAAAAGCGAAACTTTCTCGACCGCCGGCGACGGGCAGACGAGCGTAGAGGTCCACGTGCTCCAGGGAGAACGGCCGATGGCTTTTGACAACAGGACGCTCGGGCGGTTCCACCTTGAGGGCATCCCGCCGGCACCGAGAGGCATCCCGAAGATAGAGGTCACCTTTGATATCGACGCGAACGGGATACTTCACGTCAGCGCAAAGGACCATGGCACCGGCAAGGAACAAAAAATATCGATCACCGCTTCTTCCGGCCTTTCAAAAGATGATATTGAAAAGATGAAAAAGGAAGCATCCGCCCACGAAACCGACGACAAGAAGAAAAAAGAGGACGCGGAGATACGCAACCAGGCGGATAACCTTGCTTACACTTCCGAAAAAACGCTTAAAGAAGTCGGGGACAAGGTGGATGCTGCGACAAGGGACAAGATCCTGAAGGACATCGAAGAAACCAGAGACGCTCTGAAGGGAACGGACACCGCAAAGATAAAGTCATCGTTCGAAGCACTGCAGAAAGATGTGTACGAGATGTCTTCAAAAGTATACCAGGCGCAGACAGGCCCCCAACAAGGACAAGGAGAAGCACAGGGACCGGGGCCTTCGGCAAACCCGGGGCAAGACGCTGAAGGAAAGACCATAAACGCCGACTGGAAAGAGACTGATAAGAATTAA